One segment of Arcanobacterium haemolyticum DSM 20595 DNA contains the following:
- the lgt gene encoding prolipoprotein diacylglyceryl transferase, producing the protein MLTSIPSPPQSVWMLGPIPIRAYALFILAGILIAWYMGDKRYQRRGGPENVSEDIGIWMVLAGIVGARIYHVITSPTAYFGDHGDWTKIFRIWEGGLGIWGAVLFGALAAWLMLRRYNLRFGAFADAFIPGVMLAQAIGRMGNYFNQELFGAPTDVPWALEIDDAHLPAGFPSGTTFHPTFLYEMLWCIAGFMFLLWAERKFSLHGGQVLALYIIVYTLGRVWIEYLRIDDATMIMGLRLNVWTSLIVCVGGILAFFWLRDRLKTHPEMADIYRVQPEVTDEQKVIG; encoded by the coding sequence GTGCTCACATCAATTCCGTCCCCACCACAGTCAGTGTGGATGCTTGGCCCAATCCCGATCCGAGCCTACGCTTTGTTTATCCTCGCCGGGATTTTAATCGCGTGGTATATGGGAGATAAACGTTACCAACGGCGTGGGGGGCCAGAAAACGTGTCTGAAGATATCGGGATCTGGATGGTGCTGGCGGGTATCGTGGGCGCACGCATTTACCACGTGATTACCTCACCTACTGCATACTTTGGTGATCACGGGGATTGGACGAAGATCTTTCGCATTTGGGAAGGCGGCTTGGGCATTTGGGGCGCGGTGCTCTTTGGTGCTCTGGCGGCCTGGCTGATGCTACGCCGGTACAATTTGCGCTTCGGTGCGTTCGCAGATGCCTTTATTCCAGGCGTGATGCTAGCTCAGGCGATTGGCCGAATGGGTAATTATTTCAACCAGGAACTTTTTGGTGCACCAACGGACGTGCCATGGGCGTTGGAAATCGACGATGCTCACCTGCCAGCCGGATTCCCTTCTGGAACGACCTTCCATCCTACCTTCCTCTATGAGATGCTGTGGTGTATCGCTGGGTTCATGTTCTTGCTGTGGGCAGAACGTAAGTTTTCATTGCACGGCGGGCAAGTGTTGGCGCTCTACATTATTGTGTACACGCTGGGGCGCGTGTGGATTGAATATCTGCGGATTGATGATGCCACTATGATTATGGGGCTCCGATTGAACGTGTGGACCTCGTTAATTGTGTGCGTAGGCGGAATTTTGGCATTCTTCTGGTTGCGTGATCGGCTCAAAACTCATCCAGAAATGGCAGATATTTATCGAGTTCAGCCAGAAGTAACAGACGAACAAAAAGTAATCGGGTAG
- a CDS encoding FKBP-type peptidyl-prolyl cis-trans isomerase, whose product MNKVVAGALALFGFILGIAISTVIWNVTHERGEFSLRVEGNFGAVVTVTTTGEPASDKRDVRFLMSGSGREITKDQQVLMRATKFTASGYEWSQVADLPTIVSGVANSKSVGKLADVVVGKKEGSRLAIIQPTDGHVSITIVDILPTRIAGTQQTQITDPLIPQITSNDDGVPVPSAISGEIGNVKVAPIIVGKGAQITDGDIVYANYVLAKADGSVIESTFTNGNPPAYIAVEDVFPGLHAGLVDQRVGSRVAIVVPSAQAQGEGDVIIVVDILAVADKKPSAKSTNV is encoded by the coding sequence ATGAATAAAGTGGTGGCGGGAGCCTTAGCATTATTCGGCTTTATTTTAGGAATCGCAATCTCTACGGTGATCTGGAACGTTACGCATGAGAGAGGGGAATTTTCTCTCCGTGTAGAGGGGAATTTTGGCGCGGTAGTTACAGTGACAACTACCGGCGAACCCGCTTCAGATAAGCGTGACGTTCGCTTCCTCATGTCGGGTAGCGGCCGTGAAATCACGAAGGATCAACAGGTGCTCATGCGAGCAACGAAGTTTACGGCATCTGGCTATGAGTGGTCTCAAGTTGCAGATCTGCCCACCATCGTGAGCGGGGTAGCGAATTCGAAGTCAGTAGGGAAGCTAGCGGACGTCGTCGTCGGAAAAAAAGAAGGCTCCCGTTTGGCGATTATTCAGCCAACTGACGGGCACGTCTCAATCACTATCGTGGATATCCTACCTACCCGAATCGCGGGAACCCAACAAACTCAAATTACAGATCCTCTTATCCCACAAATCACAAGTAACGACGACGGCGTGCCAGTACCTAGCGCAATCTCTGGAGAAATCGGGAACGTTAAAGTTGCTCCAATCATCGTGGGTAAAGGTGCGCAAATCACGGATGGTGATATTGTGTACGCCAACTATGTTCTTGCAAAAGCGGATGGAAGCGTGATCGAAAGTACGTTCACAAATGGTAACCCACCTGCGTATATCGCGGTGGAAGATGTGTTCCCGGGGCTTCATGCAGGGCTTGTTGATCAACGCGTCGGTTCGCGTGTGGCTATTGTTGTTCCATCAGCGCAAGCGCAAGGAGAAGGCGATGTCATCATTGTTGTTGATATCCTTGCTGTAGCTGATAAAAAGCCAAGCGCAAAATCTACAAATGTTTAA
- a CDS encoding proteasome accessory factor PafA2 family protein, whose protein sequence is MGIETEYGVACSDFSGAHVDRDVADVTAQIFADMQARTGATSAFLGNGGRLYLDIGDHPEYATAECTQLADVLAQDRAGDQMLAQMALDAEPRLSAPDAPVRVHLFKNNVDAASHSYGCHENYLVRRRLDFMDRLNDLVPFFVSRQLLVGAGYVHREPGTVRFELSQRARHMHGAISTSSTRTRPMINTRDEPHADSEHYRRMHVIVGDSNMSESATLLKVGMTCAVLNVMESGVRLPAVSLADPMDAIRRIARDPSGKATLQLENGSVTSAHDIQRAVFDTVAGHYDREGWLDASDPLILRVFDLWSRALDAFSSGDFSHVRTELEWVAKYELITRYRHRYGVALSDDRISRLELAWHDISPAGLRPRLESTGVLRRVLRDDDVATALVDPPMTSRARIRSAFIKAAQDHRRDYAVDWGLVRLFNEGTGTTIHLDDPFAVADTVVDTLIDSMEA, encoded by the coding sequence ATGGGCATCGAAACTGAGTATGGCGTGGCCTGCTCAGATTTTTCGGGTGCCCATGTTGATCGGGACGTCGCGGATGTTACTGCGCAGATTTTCGCTGATATGCAGGCGCGCACAGGTGCCACGTCTGCCTTTTTGGGCAACGGCGGCCGGCTCTACCTGGATATTGGCGATCATCCGGAATATGCCACGGCGGAGTGTACACAATTGGCGGACGTCTTGGCGCAGGACCGCGCCGGCGATCAGATGTTGGCCCAGATGGCATTGGACGCAGAACCACGGTTGAGTGCGCCGGATGCGCCGGTGCGGGTTCATCTGTTTAAGAACAACGTGGATGCGGCATCGCATTCGTATGGCTGCCACGAAAATTATTTGGTGCGCCGCAGGCTTGATTTTATGGACCGGTTGAACGATTTAGTGCCGTTTTTCGTGTCGCGCCAGTTGTTAGTGGGGGCGGGTTACGTTCATCGGGAACCGGGCACAGTTCGCTTTGAGCTGTCACAGCGGGCACGGCATATGCATGGGGCAATTTCTACGTCGTCCACGCGTACGCGCCCGATGATTAACACACGCGATGAACCGCACGCAGATTCCGAACACTATCGGCGTATGCACGTGATCGTGGGGGATTCGAACATGAGCGAGTCCGCCACGCTTCTGAAAGTTGGTATGACGTGCGCTGTGTTGAACGTGATGGAGTCTGGGGTCCGATTGCCTGCAGTTTCTTTGGCAGATCCGATGGACGCGATTCGGCGTATTGCCCGCGATCCTTCTGGGAAGGCTACGTTGCAGTTGGAGAACGGATCTGTGACGTCCGCGCATGATATTCAGCGTGCCGTTTTCGATACGGTTGCGGGGCATTATGATCGCGAGGGCTGGTTGGATGCGTCCGATCCGTTGATACTTCGCGTTTTTGACTTGTGGTCCAGGGCGCTTGACGCGTTTAGTTCTGGCGATTTTTCCCACGTTCGTACCGAGTTGGAATGGGTAGCGAAGTACGAATTGATCACGCGTTATCGGCATCGTTATGGGGTGGCGTTGAGCGACGATCGTATTTCCCGCCTCGAACTTGCTTGGCACGACATTTCGCCTGCTGGGTTGCGTCCGCGTTTGGAGAGCACCGGTGTGTTACGGCGTGTGTTGAGGGACGACGACGTCGCGACCGCTCTTGTTGATCCTCCGATGACATCTCGTGCGCGCATTCGTTCAGCGTTCATTAAGGCGGCCCAAGATCATCGCCGCGACTATGCTGTTGATTGGGGGCTTGTTCGGCTGTTTAACGAAGGAACCGGAACAACGATCCATTTAGATGATCCGTTTGCTGTGGCAGACACCGTGGTTGATACGTTGATTGATTCGATGGAGGCATAG
- a CDS encoding ubiquitin-like protein Pup, with the protein MSEQDFLRHRSESQYTEETFESETGAAPFDVDALLDDIDSILETNASSFVQGFVQKGGQ; encoded by the coding sequence ATGAGCGAACAAGATTTCCTCCGCCACCGCAGCGAATCGCAGTACACAGAAGAAACATTCGAATCAGAAACCGGCGCGGCACCATTTGATGTGGACGCGCTTCTGGACGATATCGATTCAATCCTTGAAACGAACGCTTCGTCGTTTGTGCAGGGCTTCGTGCAAAAGGGCGGCCAGTGA
- the dop gene encoding depupylase/deamidase Dop — MSIRRIVGLETEFGILDLNAQTQDPFGLSAAVVDAYVRHTSDPVAAWDFYSEDPLNDARGFRVGPRHAHPDQLTNNPVPPLRDMLPGTPITNVALANGGRWYVDHAHPEYSSPEVTNPYDAVLWDRAGEAIAQETMAYLANGGHNVVVYKNNVDGKGAAYGSHENYLLTRAVPFNDAIRYLTPFFVSRPILCGTGRIGLGQASQAPGFQISQRADYVENAVGLETTFNRPIINTRDEPHADASRYRRLHVIGGDANQFDYSTLLKIGTTNLVLWMLEQDAMPLDLEALVLFEPVAATWEISHDPTLKRAVDMHDGSSRTALDIQEIYLDAVRTTLERTGIDDPETWEFVRLWQETLDTLATDMFAAAPRIEWIAKYQMLNHMRHRQGSTWDSDALRAFDLQWHDLRPESSIVRRLDSAGRIDRLFTPQQVAHAAHHAPEGTRAALRARILREHGTRALTVGWASAHVATADSTQHIHFLDPYKTEL; from the coding sequence ATGAGTATTCGCAGAATAGTTGGGCTCGAAACCGAGTTCGGGATTCTTGATCTGAACGCACAAACCCAAGATCCCTTTGGATTGAGTGCAGCGGTGGTTGATGCTTACGTGCGCCACACGTCTGATCCAGTAGCAGCATGGGATTTTTATTCAGAAGATCCGCTTAACGATGCTCGTGGATTTAGAGTTGGGCCACGGCATGCTCACCCAGATCAACTCACGAACAATCCGGTGCCGCCTTTACGCGATATGCTCCCTGGTACACCCATCACCAACGTAGCGTTGGCAAACGGCGGGCGCTGGTACGTGGATCATGCCCACCCGGAATACTCTAGCCCGGAAGTCACGAATCCGTACGATGCTGTTTTGTGGGATCGTGCAGGAGAAGCCATCGCTCAAGAAACGATGGCGTACCTAGCAAACGGCGGCCACAACGTCGTCGTCTATAAAAACAACGTCGATGGAAAAGGTGCTGCCTACGGTAGCCACGAAAACTATCTCCTCACACGCGCCGTGCCTTTCAACGATGCGATCCGTTACCTCACACCATTCTTCGTTTCGCGGCCAATCTTGTGCGGAACAGGCCGAATCGGGCTGGGCCAAGCCTCCCAAGCCCCAGGCTTCCAAATCTCGCAACGCGCAGACTACGTTGAAAACGCGGTAGGCCTCGAAACCACATTCAACCGGCCAATTATTAATACACGCGACGAACCCCACGCGGATGCTAGCCGCTACCGCAGGCTCCACGTGATCGGGGGCGATGCAAACCAGTTTGATTACTCAACACTCCTCAAAATCGGCACCACAAACCTGGTGTTGTGGATGCTTGAACAAGACGCGATGCCGCTGGATCTCGAAGCCCTCGTGCTCTTCGAACCCGTTGCCGCTACCTGGGAAATATCGCACGATCCTACACTCAAACGTGCAGTCGATATGCATGATGGATCGTCACGCACGGCACTCGATATTCAAGAAATCTACCTAGATGCCGTGCGCACCACCCTGGAGCGCACCGGAATAGACGATCCTGAAACGTGGGAATTCGTGCGCCTCTGGCAAGAAACGCTCGATACGCTCGCCACCGATATGTTCGCGGCCGCCCCACGCATCGAATGGATCGCCAAATATCAGATGCTTAACCACATGCGGCACCGCCAGGGGAGCACGTGGGATTCTGATGCGCTCCGGGCCTTCGATCTGCAATGGCACGATTTGCGGCCAGAATCATCGATCGTGCGCCGTTTGGATTCGGCTGGCCGAATTGATCGTCTCTTCACTCCGCAACAGGTAGCCCACGCAGCCCACCACGCTCCTGAAGGAACACGTGCCGCGCTACGTGCCCGCATCCTCCGCGAACACGGAACACGTGCCCTCACGGTGGGGTGGGCATCAGCCCACGTTGCCACCGCCGATTCCACGCAACACATCCACTTCTTAGATCCATATAAGACAGAACTGTAA
- the arc gene encoding proteasome ATPase — MTTQEPDLRALAQQNRELSKALASARERIKELSNHLESLSKPPNTFATFVSAQTSQHTATVLQAGKQLDVTAAAWVSLAVVKPGQEVLLNERQVIIGVGTYPKVGQAVAVENIVDPDRILITAVGGETRIVRLAGRLKEQGVRVGDMVLADLGTGFALEQVERPDVAQLLLEETPHVPYEQIGGLAPQIDELRDAIELPFLHPELYRDHGLKPPKGVLLYGPPGVGKTLIARAVATSLSRMFGEENAYFLNIKGPQLLDKFVGQTERQIREIFERAREKASHGIPVVIFFDEMEALFRTRGSGVSSDVETTIVPQLLAEIDGVEQLDNVIVIGASNREDMIDPAILRPGRLDVKINISRPDYDGAIDILGKYLTVDVPLHESEVAEHGSPENAVRAMIRSTVDNLWQECPKNAYVDVTYRDGTSETLYAHHVVSGAMLAAIVERAKKFAIKDLLATGERGLRTQHLINAVQADLTENEALAHVDNPQEWARIQGRHDIVAVRRSVR, encoded by the coding sequence ATGACCACCCAGGAACCTGATCTCAGAGCCCTAGCCCAACAAAATCGCGAACTGAGCAAGGCACTTGCTTCTGCGCGGGAACGTATCAAGGAATTGAGTAACCACCTCGAATCCTTATCGAAACCGCCCAACACGTTCGCAACTTTTGTGAGCGCGCAGACGTCCCAACATACGGCTACTGTGCTGCAGGCAGGCAAGCAACTTGACGTCACGGCCGCCGCTTGGGTGTCTCTCGCAGTTGTTAAACCTGGCCAAGAAGTTCTCCTCAACGAACGTCAAGTGATTATTGGGGTGGGCACCTATCCTAAAGTCGGCCAGGCTGTTGCTGTAGAAAACATCGTTGATCCTGATCGAATCTTGATCACGGCTGTTGGCGGGGAAACCCGGATTGTTCGCCTGGCCGGGCGCCTCAAAGAACAAGGCGTCCGGGTAGGGGACATGGTGCTAGCAGATCTTGGTACTGGTTTCGCTCTCGAACAAGTGGAACGCCCAGATGTGGCACAACTTCTCCTAGAAGAAACGCCACATGTTCCATATGAACAGATTGGTGGCTTAGCACCTCAAATTGATGAGTTGCGTGACGCGATCGAACTTCCTTTCTTGCATCCAGAACTTTACCGAGATCATGGGCTCAAACCACCAAAAGGCGTGCTGCTATATGGCCCTCCAGGCGTTGGTAAAACCCTTATTGCTCGCGCGGTTGCAACGTCACTATCACGGATGTTCGGAGAAGAAAACGCATACTTCCTCAATATTAAAGGCCCGCAACTGCTTGATAAGTTCGTCGGCCAAACAGAACGCCAAATCCGCGAAATCTTCGAACGCGCCCGCGAAAAAGCATCCCATGGGATACCTGTGGTGATCTTCTTCGATGAAATGGAAGCACTCTTCCGCACCCGCGGTTCTGGCGTCTCGTCTGATGTGGAAACAACCATCGTTCCACAGCTCCTCGCAGAAATTGATGGGGTAGAACAGCTCGATAACGTGATTGTTATTGGTGCCTCCAACCGTGAAGATATGATCGATCCAGCAATTTTGCGGCCAGGCCGCTTGGATGTGAAGATCAACATTTCGCGCCCAGATTATGATGGAGCCATCGATATCCTCGGCAAATATTTGACCGTTGACGTGCCTCTTCACGAATCTGAAGTTGCCGAACACGGTAGTCCAGAAAATGCTGTTCGTGCCATGATTCGATCCACTGTGGATAACTTATGGCAGGAATGCCCGAAAAACGCGTATGTTGATGTTACGTACCGTGATGGAACTAGCGAAACGCTCTACGCTCACCACGTTGTGTCCGGCGCTATGCTGGCAGCGATCGTTGAACGCGCAAAGAAATTTGCGATTAAAGATCTGCTAGCAACCGGGGAACGCGGGCTACGAACGCAGCACCTTATCAACGCGGTTCAGGCAGATCTCACCGAAAATGAAGCCTTAGCCCACGTTGATAACCCACAAGAGTGGGCACGCATTCAAGGCCGGCATGACATCGTGGCTGTGCGCCGATCTGTTCGCTAA
- a CDS encoding tRNA (adenine-N1)-methyltransferase yields the protein MTTYPHPLGAQRRRGPFRAGERVQLTDTKNRKYTVMLTQDGFFQSQRGSFRHSELIGKEEGTVIDTATGHRLLALRPLINDYVLSMPRGATVVYPKDAGQIIQQADIFPGAHVVEAGLGSGALAMSLLSAVGMEGHLTSVERRPEFAEIAKANVESWFGPQLPPWDVVLGDLDAVLDSMEEGSIDTVVLDMLAPWENIGSASHALRSGGVIIGYVATTTQMSRFVEDLRASECFTEPESSETMVRTWHLDGLSVRPDHRMVAHTGFLVVARRIGRESTPLIPTKRPAPAAHSEPLAWQAEDFKERAMSEKKLRKVRRDVARRADVEISGTSEAGENTAAMNAQLDAESQARVEEKRRARMNQQND from the coding sequence GTGACTACATATCCTCATCCTTTAGGCGCCCAGCGCCGCCGTGGCCCATTCCGTGCGGGCGAACGCGTGCAATTAACCGATACTAAGAACCGTAAGTACACCGTGATGCTCACCCAGGATGGTTTTTTCCAATCCCAACGTGGCAGCTTCCGGCACAGTGAGCTCATTGGGAAAGAAGAAGGTACGGTTATCGATACCGCAACCGGTCACCGCCTATTGGCGTTACGCCCGTTGATTAACGATTACGTGCTCTCTATGCCTCGTGGTGCAACAGTTGTGTACCCGAAAGATGCTGGCCAGATCATCCAGCAGGCTGATATTTTCCCTGGTGCTCACGTAGTCGAAGCCGGTTTAGGCTCAGGTGCGTTGGCGATGTCTCTACTGTCTGCTGTTGGCATGGAAGGCCACTTGACCTCCGTTGAACGCCGTCCAGAATTTGCTGAAATTGCGAAAGCAAATGTTGAATCCTGGTTCGGTCCGCAACTTCCACCATGGGACGTGGTCCTTGGTGATCTTGATGCCGTGCTGGATTCTATGGAAGAAGGCTCGATCGATACCGTTGTGCTGGATATGCTTGCGCCATGGGAGAACATCGGATCTGCATCACATGCATTGCGTTCCGGTGGTGTCATTATTGGGTACGTGGCAACCACAACCCAGATGTCTCGCTTCGTTGAAGATCTTCGCGCATCCGAATGCTTCACCGAACCTGAATCATCTGAAACGATGGTTCGTACGTGGCATCTTGATGGCTTGTCAGTTCGGCCGGATCACCGCATGGTTGCACACACCGGATTCCTTGTTGTAGCACGCCGGATTGGGCGCGAATCCACTCCGTTAATCCCAACAAAACGTCCAGCCCCAGCTGCCCATTCTGAACCACTTGCATGGCAAGCGGAAGATTTCAAAGAACGGGCGATGTCAGAAAAGAAGTTGCGTAAGGTTCGTCGCGATGTTGCTCGCCGTGCCGACGTCGAAATTTCTGGCACGTCTGAAGCCGGGGAAAACACTGCAGCGATGAACGCACAACTGGATGCGGAATCGCAGGCACGTGTTGAAGAAAAGCGCCGCGCTCGAATGAACCAGCAGAACGACTAG
- a CDS encoding RecB family exonuclease gives MATIHAALSPSRVSDFRSCPLKFRFRVIDRLTEPPSLEALRGTIVHSVLERLYDVPASERGEALAQESLENIWEQHAEKSPADAELFTDSESFTTWLESARPLISSYFTLENPQYLEPHGRERFVNATLPSGLAIRGIIDRLDKAPNGALRIVDYKTGKSPAPRFQDGAIFQMRFYATALFYEEGTLPLRTQLLYLKDKRVLTYDPVPADVEATTNELNHVWSAIRGRIDDAHFEAKKGPLCNWCHFSSICPAFGNVVPEMSAEGVEKLLTAQRPPSAPEHQR, from the coding sequence ATGGCCACTATTCATGCAGCTCTTTCCCCGTCACGGGTATCCGATTTCCGTTCCTGCCCGCTCAAGTTCCGATTCCGTGTTATCGATCGGCTTACTGAACCCCCATCGTTAGAGGCCCTTCGCGGAACGATCGTCCACTCCGTTCTTGAACGTCTTTACGATGTTCCCGCATCTGAACGTGGCGAAGCGCTCGCACAAGAATCTTTAGAAAATATCTGGGAGCAACATGCCGAAAAGTCTCCCGCTGATGCCGAACTTTTCACTGATTCTGAGTCGTTTACCACGTGGTTAGAATCAGCACGTCCGCTCATTTCGTCCTACTTCACTCTAGAAAACCCTCAGTATCTGGAGCCACACGGACGCGAACGATTCGTCAATGCCACGCTACCTTCCGGCTTGGCCATTCGCGGCATCATCGATCGGCTCGATAAGGCACCCAACGGAGCCTTGCGAATCGTTGATTATAAAACCGGGAAATCCCCTGCTCCACGCTTCCAAGATGGAGCGATTTTCCAAATGCGCTTCTACGCTACGGCGTTATTTTATGAAGAAGGCACACTGCCACTACGCACTCAACTCCTCTATTTGAAGGATAAACGAGTACTCACCTACGATCCGGTTCCAGCCGACGTCGAGGCTACCACCAACGAACTAAACCACGTGTGGTCTGCCATCCGCGGGCGGATCGACGACGCTCACTTCGAAGCCAAAAAAGGCCCGCTGTGTAACTGGTGCCATTTTTCGTCGATCTGCCCTGCGTTTGGAAACGTTGTTCCAGAGATGAGCGCAGAAGGAGTTGAAAAGCTCCTTACCGCGCAGCGGCCACCATCTGCTCCAGAACATCAACGCTGA
- a CDS encoding HAD family hydrolase, whose protein sequence is MVLSAALFDMDGTLTDSEILWFEAERSVFARYGKPWNDGDQNDLIGRAIEDSCRLLVDRLELPLTPDELGPMLVAEVVHQAKTRGMPWRPGARELLEECAQRRIPTALVTSSYREFAQLTLDAAPEGTLTVAVTGDELPVGRGKPDPLPYLLAAEKLGVDITTCVAFEDSRPGIRSAHASGALTIAVPFQVEIPMLDGLVIVESLEELSVDVLEQMVAAAR, encoded by the coding sequence ATGGTTTTATCAGCAGCCTTATTTGACATGGACGGTACGTTAACTGATTCCGAGATTCTGTGGTTTGAAGCGGAAAGGTCAGTTTTCGCACGGTACGGGAAGCCATGGAACGACGGCGATCAGAACGATTTGATCGGCCGCGCAATTGAGGATTCATGCCGGCTTTTGGTTGATCGGCTGGAACTGCCGTTGACTCCTGACGAACTTGGCCCGATGCTTGTTGCTGAAGTTGTTCATCAGGCTAAGACTCGTGGTATGCCGTGGCGTCCAGGGGCTCGTGAACTTTTGGAAGAATGTGCCCAGCGGAGGATTCCTACTGCACTCGTCACATCGTCCTACCGTGAATTCGCTCAGCTAACGTTGGATGCTGCTCCGGAAGGTACGTTGACTGTGGCCGTGACTGGTGACGAACTTCCGGTTGGCCGCGGCAAGCCGGATCCGTTGCCATACCTGTTGGCTGCCGAAAAACTAGGTGTTGATATCACCACGTGTGTGGCTTTCGAAGATTCACGCCCAGGTATTCGTTCGGCTCATGCGTCTGGCGCTCTGACGATCGCCGTTCCATTCCAGGTAGAGATCCCGATGCTTGATGGGCTTGTGATCGTGGAATCGTTAGAGGAACTCAGCGTTGATGTTCTGGAGCAGATGGTGGCCGCTGCGCGGTAA
- a CDS encoding undecaprenyl-diphosphate phosphatase has product MGIFEAIILGIVQGLTEFLPISSSAHLRIVGDLFPGLGDPGVTFTAVTQIGTEAAVIMYFWKDIVRIISAWFMALPFGPWKNRVPQSDPDVRLGWIVIFGTMPIVVLGLLLEDAIDSVFRNMYITALMLAVFAVFLGVADRISKRRLVLEQMSLRDGIILGFAQAMALIPGVSRSGGTITVGLLLGYTRSAAARVSFLLAIPAVLGSGFYRLLSDNGTASHVGAMPTLVATLVAFVVGYAVIVWFLRLIETTSYMPFVVYRLVVAVAVVALLSAGLLHVY; this is encoded by the coding sequence GTGGGTATTTTTGAAGCAATTATTTTAGGTATCGTTCAGGGGCTTACTGAGTTCCTTCCGATTTCGTCCTCTGCACACTTGCGTATCGTGGGGGATTTGTTCCCTGGCTTGGGTGATCCTGGTGTCACGTTCACTGCCGTGACTCAGATTGGCACCGAAGCCGCGGTGATTATGTATTTTTGGAAAGATATTGTGCGGATTATTTCCGCGTGGTTTATGGCGTTGCCGTTTGGGCCATGGAAGAATCGCGTTCCGCAGTCGGATCCAGACGTTCGGCTTGGATGGATCGTTATTTTCGGCACCATGCCAATCGTTGTGTTAGGGTTGCTTCTTGAAGATGCGATCGATTCTGTGTTCCGGAATATGTATATTACGGCTCTGATGCTTGCAGTTTTCGCGGTATTCTTGGGGGTAGCGGATCGAATCTCAAAGCGCCGGTTGGTGTTGGAGCAGATGTCGTTGCGTGACGGGATTATTCTTGGTTTCGCTCAGGCTATGGCGTTGATTCCTGGCGTTTCGCGTTCTGGCGGCACGATTACGGTTGGTTTGTTGCTTGGGTATACGCGGAGCGCGGCGGCTCGCGTCTCGTTCCTGCTGGCAATTCCTGCCGTGTTGGGTTCTGGTTTTTACCGTTTGCTTTCTGACAACGGGACTGCGTCTCACGTGGGTGCCATGCCAACGTTAGTTGCGACTCTGGTTGCGTTTGTTGTTGGGTACGCGGTGATCGTATGGTTTTTGCGTTTGATTGAGACCACGTCGTACATGCCGTTCGTTGTGTACCGTTTGGTAGTTGCAGTGGCTGTGGTGGCGTTGCTTTCTGCCGGCTTGCTCCACGTTTACTGA
- a CDS encoding aldo/keto reductase has product MKKNKVGTSGLRVGQIGLGTLTWGRDTEYDDAARMVRSLIDHGGNLVDISPLYGEGQAIGVLGSMFDGDVDRTELVLSAHIGLSVHGGRVIQDSSRSGIIASVDQILGELGTDHLDIVSIAAPDHDVPFREMIETLAALVTSGKARYIGLANHPAWQIARVAQYLSDMRLTDLASVNADYSLLDRTVEDNVSAVCGAFGLGIIAQSPLAAGVLTGKYRNTIPATSRAATEHLSATVDRYLDSDSRRSVEAVIKAADGLGRTPADVSLAWLLARDHVASVLSGARTAAQFDQLLALDLSALPAPVDDVLSEVTV; this is encoded by the coding sequence GTGAAGAAGAACAAGGTTGGAACATCCGGATTGCGCGTCGGCCAGATTGGCCTGGGAACCCTCACGTGGGGACGCGATACTGAATATGACGACGCGGCGCGCATGGTTCGCTCCCTCATTGACCATGGCGGGAACCTGGTTGACATTTCTCCGCTTTACGGCGAAGGGCAAGCGATCGGGGTTTTGGGCAGTATGTTCGACGGCGACGTGGATCGCACCGAACTCGTTCTTTCTGCGCACATCGGCCTGAGCGTACATGGCGGGCGTGTTATTCAAGATTCGTCACGCAGTGGAATTATTGCGTCTGTGGATCAGATTCTGGGCGAACTCGGAACTGATCATCTAGATATTGTGTCCATTGCTGCGCCTGATCACGACGTGCCGTTCCGCGAGATGATCGAAACACTGGCGGCATTGGTGACCTCCGGTAAGGCTCGCTACATTGGGCTTGCCAACCACCCTGCATGGCAGATTGCGCGCGTGGCTCAATATCTTTCGGATATGCGGCTGACGGATCTTGCCAGTGTGAACGCCGATTATTCGTTACTTGATCGTACGGTGGAAGACAATGTGTCTGCTGTGTGCGGAGCGTTTGGGCTGGGAATCATTGCACAATCGCCGCTCGCTGCTGGTGTTTTGACGGGAAAGTACCGCAACACAATCCCTGCCACATCGCGTGCAGCTACCGAGCATCTCTCTGCCACCGTTGATCGCTACTTGGATTCTGATTCACGGCGTAGCGTGGAGGCAGTGATTAAGGCAGCGGATGGGTTGGGCCGCACACCAGCCGATGTTTCATTGGCATGGCTACTTGCGCGCGATCACGTGGCCAGTGTGCTTTCTGGCGCTCGTACCGCCGCACAATTCGATCAACTCCTCGCGCTGGATCTCAGCGCTCTTCCGGCACCAGTTGATGACGTGCTCAGCGAAGTAACCGTCTAA